ATGGCCGGCCCTGCGCGAAGATACTAAGCCGTATCTGGGCAGGAGCAGCAAATATCCCGAAGGCGTACGCGAGAACGGTATGTACTGCCACGGCGTTCAATGGCTTGTAAGGGCCGCGCGCATTCTTGCGGAGGAGTTCGAAAAACAGGGGAATCACGCCAAAGCCGATGAGTACAGGGCAACCGCATACAGGTTATGGCTCAAGATATCGCCGATCGCCCATATGAAGCCGGGAGAGATCGAGATCTACGGAGGCCAGCCCAATAAACAGGCGGCGGATGTCTTGACAAACTTTGAGCCCGGACGAATGATATGGCACGGGTATACCGGCGCCGCCGGATGGATGCTGCGTCAGGCCATGGAAGGCGTAGTGGGAGCGTCTCTGGCAAAGAATGAGATGATCCTGCCGAAAGACCTGGATCGTCCGAGAGGCGGTTTAAAAATAAAGAGCGTGCAGAGGGACGTGAGCAAGAGCCCTTTTAAGTAAGGAGCTTTTTTGAAAAAGAGCCTTAGAGTCGCATTATCGGTCCTCGTCATCTCATCTATTCTTGCGATGGGCGGCCTGCCGGCGTTATACTGCTCGGCGGATAAACGCCCCATACCTAAGGAATTCCCATCGGAAACTATCGCGGATTTTAACGGGGCGGGCCCTATAAATAATTTGGGCGGAGAATCGGGGACATGGGAAAAGAACCCGGAAGATAATGCCCAGTCTATAGCCCTCTCTTTCGATAATGTGGTAAAACACGGCGCCGCCGGCGTATCGCTTAAACTGGAATATAACGTCAACTCTCCTAAAGATACCGCTAACGGCTTCTGGACGCAGCTCAATGATTTTGACGCCTCATCGTATGATCATTTTGAATTCTGGGTCAAAGGCGATGGGGAAAAGGGCTTTACGACGGTCTTCAAGATAGAATTTAAAAAGATCCAGAAAGATTCGGAGGGCCGCGACGAAACGATAAAAGCAAGCTATATCGTGAAAGGCGTTACCGACAGATGGCAGAAGGTCTCGATACCGCTGAACGTCATGAACGGAATCCGGAACTGGCGCGAGCTGAAGGAGTTCGTCGTATCTTTTGAGAAGAGGCGCGTCGATAATCCCGCGGGAACCTTATATTTTGATGACCTGGCTTTCGTGAAGACAGGCGAGCCCGGGCCCAAGATCACCGATATAGTCCCTCATAAGAAAAAGAAGACCGACAAAGAGGGCAACAGCGAAGACTTTGCCAGATTCCTCATAGCCAGGCTGTACGGATTTCCGAAAGAGACCTTTGTTAAAAAAGAATTCCCGAAAGATGACCGCGATTTTCTCCTGACGATAGCCAAAGATACCTGGAAGTACTTCGATAAGATCGTCGATAAGGAGTACGGCCTTCCGCTCGATAATATAAAATTCAGCGAAAGAGCCACAGTTTCCTCGGATACCCGTGTCGGGGACTATACCAATGTCACCAATGTCGGCGTGTATCTTATGTGTGTCATATCGGCATATGATTTCGGGTTTATTTCCAAAGAAGAGGCGATAAGGCGCCTCGAAGCCACCATAGATTCTGTGGAAAAATTGGAAAAGTATAACGGATTTCCTTACAATTATTACGATGTCACGATATTCCAGAGAACAAGCAACTT
This portion of the Candidatus Omnitrophota bacterium genome encodes:
- a CDS encoding DUF3131 domain-containing protein; protein product: MKKSLRVALSVLVISSILAMGGLPALYCSADKRPIPKEFPSETIADFNGAGPINNLGGESGTWEKNPEDNAQSIALSFDNVVKHGAAGVSLKLEYNVNSPKDTANGFWTQLNDFDASSYDHFEFWVKGDGEKGFTTVFKIEFKKIQKDSEGRDETIKASYIVKGVTDRWQKVSIPLNVMNGIRNWRELKEFVVSFEKRRVDNPAGTLYFDDLAFVKTGEPGPKITDIVPHKKKKTDKEGNSEDFARFLIARLYGFPKETFVKKEFPKDDRDFLLTIAKDTWKYFDKIVDKEYGLPLDNIKFSERATVSSDTRVGDYTNVTNVGVYLMCVISAYDFGFISKEEAIRRLEATIDSVEKLEKYNGFPYNYYDVTIFQRTSNFISFVDSGWLAAGIIVARNAFPEELSQKCGKLLDEMNFAFFYDPVEGHMYHGFYTNINYYSEYQYGAFYTEPRAISYIAIGKGDVPKEHWFRMPRTFPEEWPWQTQSPLNRKEKTYLGYKVWGGYYEYEGMKFVPSWGGSMFEALMPTVIIDEKGLSPKSLGLNDERHAKIQVKYALEKLGYPIFGMSPACVPGDGYSEYGVKVLGIKGYKPGVITPHATFLALEFVPEESIKNLRTMAVKYNAYGEYGFYDAINIATGKVAMEYLCLDQAMSFIALNNYLNDGAIRKRFHNDPIAKNAEELIKVEDFFE